In a single window of the Desulfocurvibacter africanus subsp. africanus DSM 2603 genome:
- a CDS encoding flagellar basal body rod C-terminal domain-containing protein, whose translation MNISPSLQALDAVAIQLMVTANNVANVNTEEFRAARVDLEDGYHGQGVRVADIRRRSDQGPHIPDNPERLAAAGYATAAEGWVQGSNTDLAVELTQLMREEATYTANLRVMRTAHEMAGNIIELTA comes from the coding sequence ATGAACATCTCTCCCAGTCTGCAGGCCTTGGATGCCGTGGCTATCCAGCTCATGGTCACGGCCAACAATGTCGCCAATGTTAATACCGAGGAATTTCGTGCCGCAAGGGTAGACCTGGAAGATGGGTATCATGGACAGGGCGTACGGGTGGCGGACATACGCCGCCGTAGCGACCAGGGTCCGCACATCCCAGACAATCCTGAGCGGCTCGCTGCCGCAGGATATGCCACGGCCGCCGAAGGGTGGGTCCAGGGAAGCAACACCGACTTGGCAGTCGAGCTGACCCAGCTTATGCGCGAGGAGGCGACCTATACGGCCAACCTCCGTGTAATGCGTACTGCGCACGAGATGGCAGGTAATATTATCGAACTCACTGCATGA